TCCCGCCTTGGAATTGACTCATCATAGGGGGGCCGTCTACCCCCGTCAACTAGTTGCCCCGTCGGACCGCTCGTCGGACGCGCGCGCGAGCTCCGCCGTCACGCCGACCGTGTCTCACGGCGGCACGGACGCGCAGGTGACCGGGCCGCGACGAGGCGATCAGCAAGGACCGTGCCCCGCGCCGTACGCGGTCTCAGCGAAACGCGGGCGCGAGGCGCGTGTACGCGGCGAGGTAGCCGTCGATCTCGCGGTCGGCGCCATAGCGGGCGCTCACCCGCTCGCGTCCGGCCTCGCCGAGCCGGGCCCGGAGGTCCGGATCCTTGAGGAGCCGATCCGCCTTGGCCGACAGCTCGTCGGGCGAGTCGAAGAGCAAGCCGGTCACGCCCTCCTCCACGAGCGAGCGATTGCCCGGGATGTTGCTCGCGAGGACCGCGCGACCGAGCGACAGCGCCTCGAGCACGGAGTTGGCCATCCCGCCCTCGGAGAGCGAGCAGTTGAGCACCACGTCGGCCAGCTCCAGCAGGGCCGGCATCCGGTTGTGCGGGACCGCGCCCAGATGGCGCGCCCACGGATGCGCGACCAGCGAGCGGACGAACGCCTCGCCCTCGACGGGGTCGAGCACGGGCCCGACGTACACCAGCTCGAGGCCGGGGTGCTCGGGCCGGAGCCGATCGAGCGGCTCGAGCGGCCGGATGGGCTGCTTGACCTTCCGGAGCCCGGCGGGAAACAGCACGATCGGACCGGGAGAACGCTGCAACGCCGCCGCCACCGGCCAGTGCCCGGTGGCCGGCTCGAAGGCCACGCTCTGCGGCACCACCACGATGCGCGCCGCGATCTCGGGCATCGCGGCGAGGATCGCGCCGGCCATCGACTCGTCGAACACGCCCACCGCGTTCGCGCCGTCGAGCACGCGGCGCACGACCGGCTCGGTATCGGGCTCGACGAGATCGTGGTTCACGTCGGTGCCGGTCAGGGTCACCAGCAGCGGGACCGATGTCCGACGGGCCAGGCGCACGGCGGTCGGCCCGGCGCGGAACGCGTGGAAGGCGTGAATCAGCGCCGGCCCGTACTGGACGATCTGGTGCTCGACCGCGCTCTCGGGCACGCTGGAGAGATCCCAGACCCGCACCTCCACCTCACGCTGACGGAGGCCGCGGGCGATCCGCTCGACCGTGATGGCATTGCCGCGGACCGATGGCGACGCGAAGGGGGTGACGAGAGCCACGCGGGCGGGCATGTGTGCGTCGAGCCTACACTGAGCGTGCGCGTCAAGGCAATCCGCGCGCGCCGTGCGACGGCGAAAGACGGACTTGCCGCCGGCCGGGCGTATGTTAAGGTTTGGCTACATCACACGTTGCCTCATCGGCGAGGGGGAATGGGCATGGGCGGGTCGGCACGAGAGATCGGGTGCCCGGAATGCGTGGAGCTCCTCGCCGACTACATCGACGGATCGCTGCCGCCGGACCAGACCGAGTTGCTCGAGTGGCATCTCGACGGCTGCCCGCCCTGCGTGGCCTTCGTCAATACGTACCGAGGCACCGTGGACGCGGCCCGCCGCCTGCGCGAGCATCCCGAGACCAAGCTGCCGCCCGAGCTCCGCCAGAAGCTGATCGCCTTCCTGAAGCGCTCCGACGCCTCCCGCTAGACGCTCGCTCCGGCGTGATCGCGCCTAGACGAGCGCGAGCCGGGCGTCCG
The Candidatus Methylomirabilota bacterium genome window above contains:
- a CDS encoding glycosyltransferase; translated protein: MPARVALVTPFASPSVRGNAITVERIARGLRQREVEVRVWDLSSVPESAVEHQIVQYGPALIHAFHAFRAGPTAVRLARRTSVPLLVTLTGTDVNHDLVEPDTEPVVRRVLDGANAVGVFDESMAGAILAAMPEIAARIVVVPQSVAFEPATGHWPVAAALQRSPGPIVLFPAGLRKVKQPIRPLEPLDRLRPEHPGLELVYVGPVLDPVEGEAFVRSLVAHPWARHLGAVPHNRMPALLELADVVLNCSLSEGGMANSVLEALSLGRAVLASNIPGNRSLVEEGVTGLLFDSPDELSAKADRLLKDPDLRARLGEAGRERVSARYGADREIDGYLAAYTRLAPAFR
- a CDS encoding zf-HC2 domain-containing protein, yielding MGGSAREIGCPECVELLADYIDGSLPPDQTELLEWHLDGCPPCVAFVNTYRGTVDAARRLREHPETKLPPELRQKLIAFLKRSDASR